A section of the Methanosarcina mazei S-6 genome encodes:
- a CDS encoding radical SAM protein, producing the protein MKSRIVYGPILSRRLGRSLGIDVIKNTGSKKNCNYDCIYCQLGHVELKLGSPEDVKEAVTPKEVSESFEKFYKDVEGLDYITFSGTCEPSLNLSLGEMIQSIREISGVPVCVITNSSLMGREDVRKNLSQADLVVATLVSGIEKTWRKIHRPAPCINFQEIIEGLRELAKAGDGKKLALEVMFLESETGEPLNSTDEEVDCLIKTIRYICPDEIEVLTISRPPAEKWVKPVSEERLREIADRFISEFGAEKVRLVLKGKKKKAKVLHRDLEEEVYALLLRRPCTFEQTWQGLSIDPESLRPVLEKLLAEGKIEEIGSKNSVYYRAK; encoded by the coding sequence ATGAAATCAAGAATCGTTTACGGACCAATTCTTTCCAGAAGGCTTGGCAGGTCCCTGGGAATAGATGTAATAAAGAACACAGGTTCGAAAAAAAACTGTAATTATGACTGCATTTACTGCCAGCTCGGACACGTTGAGTTAAAACTCGGGAGTCCTGAAGATGTTAAAGAAGCAGTAACCCCGAAAGAAGTCTCTGAAAGCTTCGAGAAGTTCTATAAAGATGTTGAGGGACTTGACTATATCACTTTTTCAGGGACCTGCGAACCTTCTCTTAACCTTTCTCTGGGGGAGATGATCCAGAGTATAAGGGAAATAAGCGGAGTTCCTGTCTGTGTGATAACGAATTCTTCCCTTATGGGAAGAGAGGATGTACGGAAGAATCTGTCTCAGGCAGACCTGGTTGTTGCTACCCTTGTTTCAGGAATCGAAAAAACCTGGAGAAAGATACACAGACCTGCTCCCTGCATAAATTTTCAGGAAATAATTGAGGGCTTAAGGGAACTTGCAAAAGCCGGTGATGGAAAAAAGCTTGCACTTGAGGTTATGTTTCTTGAGAGTGAAACAGGGGAGCCTCTGAACAGCACTGATGAAGAGGTCGATTGCCTGATAAAAACAATCAGGTACATATGCCCTGATGAGATCGAAGTCCTGACTATCAGCCGCCCTCCTGCAGAAAAATGGGTAAAACCGGTATCAGAGGAAAGGTTAAGGGAAATTGCTGACCGCTTTATATCAGAGTTTGGAGCTGAAAAAGTAAGGCTGGTTTTAAAGGGCAAAAAGAAAAAGGCAAAAGTTTTACACCGGGACCTGGAAGAGGAAGTCTATGCCCTTCTCCTCAGGAGGCCCTGTACCTTTGAACAGACATGGCAGGGACTGAGCATAGACCCTGAAAGTCTCCGCCCTGTCCTCGAAAAATTGCTTGCTGAAGGCAAAATAGAGGAAATAGGTTCCAAAAACAGCGTGTATTACAGGGCAAAATGA
- a CDS encoding DUF5320 domain-containing protein, with protein MPRGDRTGPMGQGSKTGRAMGHCSGSDSPGYTTGGQAGTGRMFSRGAGGRSMGRGTGRGFRCRKNSGLERGRGFFSRNEHPGYYYPETSQSSTESNIEFFENRIRALKQEFEAFIESLKTQQPPKIDEKK; from the coding sequence ATGCCAAGAGGAGACAGAACAGGTCCGATGGGACAGGGATCAAAGACAGGACGGGCTATGGGACACTGCTCAGGCAGTGACAGTCCGGGTTATACTACAGGAGGTCAGGCGGGTACAGGCCGGATGTTTAGCCGTGGAGCCGGCGGACGCAGTATGGGACGAGGAACAGGCCGTGGTTTCCGGTGCAGGAAAAATTCTGGTCTCGAAAGAGGTAGAGGCTTTTTTTCCAGGAATGAACACCCGGGATACTATTATCCAGAAACTTCTCAGTCCAGCACGGAATCAAATATCGAATTCTTTGAGAACAGGATCAGGGCTCTGAAACAGGAATTTGAGGCGTTTATAGAAAGTTTGAAAACCCAGCAGCCCCCGAAAATTGATGAAAAGAAATAA
- a CDS encoding DUF134 domain-containing protein has product MRPRKRRMVDFEHPERQFRPFSPESEISEEILLTIDELEAMRLSFLENLSQTEAAARMEIHQSTFQRALKKALEKVTDALVHGKAIRIEGGDYRMPRGDRTGPAGQGPAGGGRGRGQGKGRGGRFGGPEGNCICTACGYETPHTPGVSCSQVKCEKCGSPMVRK; this is encoded by the coding sequence ATGCGCCCCAGAAAAAGACGAATGGTGGATTTCGAACATCCGGAAAGGCAATTCAGGCCTTTCAGTCCCGAAAGTGAAATTTCCGAAGAGATTTTGTTGACTATCGACGAACTCGAGGCCATGAGGCTCAGCTTTCTGGAAAACCTTTCCCAGACCGAGGCTGCGGCTCGTATGGAGATTCACCAGTCCACTTTTCAGAGGGCTCTGAAAAAAGCACTTGAAAAAGTAACTGATGCGCTTGTACATGGAAAAGCGATCAGAATTGAAGGAGGAGATTATAGAATGCCAAGAGGAGACAGAACAGGTCCTGCAGGGCAGGGTCCGGCTGGCGGCGGAAGAGGTCGCGGGCAGGGAAAAGGTCGGGGAGGCCGGTTCGGCGGACCCGAAGGAAACTGCATATGTACCGCCTGCGGATATGAAACTCCCCATACTCCGGGAGTCAGCTGCAGCCAGGTGAAGTGTGAGAAATGCGGAAGCCCTATGGTCAGGAAATGA
- a CDS encoding prenyltransferase/squalene oxidase repeat-containing protein, producing the protein MKPEKHRKMLSNLELDIVKNGFSWLSSRQIEPVKELASTVTAHALWGLKNPYVTRLILKKECDSWDSSIRDTARACSALSTEGIVFRASEKWLLSRKKGSSWNEDVYDTAYSLGALADMEVPDIEGCNWLYENYGPAWEQAGTTSLIISALKKQEKLTGNRDFEKFIRERAEWVLSKRGQDGGWEHISTSNLAIQALILAGFKKELEISIHWLLGKVRESGAWGNKEDDINATALTLSTLGMYEKT; encoded by the coding sequence ATGAAGCCTGAAAAGCACCGTAAAATGTTAAGCAATCTGGAACTCGATATCGTAAAAAATGGCTTCTCATGGCTTTCTTCCCGGCAAATTGAACCAGTAAAGGAACTTGCAAGCACAGTGACGGCTCATGCGTTATGGGGGCTCAAAAACCCGTATGTTACCCGCCTGATCCTTAAAAAAGAATGTGATTCCTGGGATTCTTCAATACGGGATACGGCAAGAGCATGTTCAGCCCTTTCGACTGAAGGGATCGTATTCAGGGCATCGGAGAAGTGGCTTCTTTCCAGAAAAAAAGGAAGCTCGTGGAACGAAGATGTCTACGATACTGCTTATAGCCTTGGAGCCCTTGCTGATATGGAGGTTCCTGACATTGAAGGCTGTAACTGGCTGTATGAAAATTACGGTCCCGCATGGGAACAGGCAGGCACAACATCCCTTATTATCTCAGCCCTTAAAAAACAGGAGAAACTGACAGGAAACAGGGACTTTGAAAAATTTATCCGCGAAAGGGCTGAATGGGTTCTTTCAAAAAGAGGGCAGGACGGAGGCTGGGAACATATCTCTACAAGCAATCTGGCAATTCAGGCACTTATCCTTGCTGGCTTCAAAAAAGAACTTGAAATCTCTATCCACTGGCTTCTTGGAAAAGTCCGTGAAAGTGGAGCCTGGGGAAACAAAGAAGACGACATAAATGCGACAGCCCTTACCCTGAGCACGCTCGGGATGTATGAAAAGACTTGA
- the pylS gene encoding pyrrolysine--tRNA(Pyl) ligase — MDKKPLNTLISATGLWMSRTGTIHKIKHHEVSRSKIYIEMACGDHLVVNNSRSSRTARALRHHKYRKTCKRCRVSDEDLNKFLTKANEDQTSVKVKVVSAPTRTKKAMPKSVARAPKPLENTEAAQAQPSGSKFSPAIPVSTQESVSVPASVSTSISSISTGATASALVKGNTNPITSMSAPVQASAPALTKSQTDRLEVLLNPKDEISLNSGKPFRELESELLSRRKKDLQQIYAEERENYLGKLEREITRFFVDRGFLEIKSPILIPLEYIERMGIDNDTELSKQIFRVDKNFCLRPMLAPNLYNYLRKLDRALPDPIKIFEIGPCYRKESDGKEHLEEFTMLNFCQMGSGCTRENLESIITDFLNHLGIDFKIVGDSCMVYGDTLDVMHGDLELSSAVVGPIPLDREWGIDKPWIGAGFGLERLLKVKHDFKNIKRAARSESYYNGISTNL, encoded by the coding sequence ATGGATAAAAAACCACTAAACACTCTGATATCTGCAACCGGGCTCTGGATGTCCAGGACCGGAACAATTCATAAAATAAAACACCACGAAGTCTCTCGAAGCAAAATCTATATTGAAATGGCATGCGGAGACCACCTTGTTGTAAACAACTCCAGGAGCAGCAGGACTGCAAGAGCGCTCAGGCACCACAAATACAGGAAGACCTGCAAACGCTGCAGGGTTTCGGATGAGGATCTCAATAAGTTCCTCACAAAGGCAAACGAAGACCAGACAAGCGTAAAAGTCAAGGTCGTTTCTGCCCCTACCAGAACGAAAAAGGCAATGCCAAAATCCGTTGCGAGAGCCCCGAAACCTCTTGAGAATACAGAAGCGGCACAGGCTCAACCTTCTGGATCTAAATTTTCACCTGCGATACCGGTTTCCACCCAAGAGTCAGTTTCTGTCCCGGCATCTGTTTCAACATCAATATCAAGCATTTCTACAGGAGCAACTGCATCCGCACTGGTAAAAGGGAATACGAACCCCATTACATCCATGTCTGCCCCTGTTCAGGCAAGTGCCCCCGCACTTACGAAGAGCCAGACTGACAGGCTTGAAGTCCTGTTAAACCCAAAAGATGAGATTTCCCTGAATTCCGGCAAGCCTTTCAGGGAGCTTGAGTCCGAATTGCTCTCTCGCAGAAAAAAAGACCTGCAGCAGATCTACGCGGAAGAAAGGGAGAATTATCTGGGGAAACTCGAGCGTGAAATTACCAGGTTCTTTGTGGACAGGGGTTTTCTGGAAATAAAATCCCCGATCCTGATCCCTCTTGAGTATATCGAAAGGATGGGCATTGATAATGATACCGAACTTTCAAAACAGATCTTCAGGGTTGACAAGAACTTCTGCCTGAGACCCATGCTTGCTCCAAACCTTTACAACTACCTGCGCAAGCTTGACAGGGCCCTGCCTGATCCAATAAAAATTTTTGAAATAGGCCCATGCTACAGAAAAGAGTCCGACGGCAAAGAACACCTCGAAGAGTTTACCATGCTGAACTTCTGCCAGATGGGATCGGGATGCACACGGGAAAATCTTGAAAGCATAATTACGGACTTCCTGAACCACCTGGGAATTGATTTCAAGATCGTAGGCGATTCCTGCATGGTCTATGGGGATACCCTTGATGTAATGCACGGAGACCTGGAACTTTCCTCTGCAGTAGTCGGACCCATACCGCTTGACCGGGAATGGGGTATTGATAAACCCTGGATAGGGGCAGGTTTCGGGCTCGAACGCCTTCTAAAGGTTAAACACGACTTTAAAAATATCAAGAGAGCTGCAAGGTCCGAGTCTTACTATAACGGGATTTCTACCAACCTGTAA
- the pylB gene encoding methylornithine synthase PylB, producing MIQKMATEELDRFGEKIIEGFKLSDDDLRALLSLEFEEELEKLYYVARKVRNYYFGNRVFLNCFIYFSTYCKNQCSFCYYNCKNEINRYRLTGEEVKEMCKALKGAGFHMIDLTMGEDPYYYDDPDRFVELVRTVKEELGLPIMISPGVMDDSTLLKAREEGANFFALYQETYDRELYGKLRVGQSFEGRFNARRFAKEQGYCIEDGILTGVGNDIESTLISLKGMKANNPDMVRVMTFLPQEGTPLEGFSDSSKLSELKIIAILRLMFPECLIPASLDLEGIDGMVHRLNAGANIVTSILPDSRLEGVANYDRGMEERDRDVTSVVKRLKVMGMEPAPQAEFERVLGC from the coding sequence TTGATCCAGAAAATGGCAACCGAAGAACTTGACAGGTTCGGGGAGAAAATTATTGAAGGTTTTAAATTGTCTGATGATGACCTCAGGGCTCTTCTTTCTCTTGAATTCGAAGAAGAGCTGGAAAAGCTTTACTATGTAGCTAGAAAGGTCAGAAACTATTATTTCGGCAACAGGGTGTTTCTTAACTGTTTTATTTATTTCTCAACTTATTGTAAAAACCAGTGCTCTTTTTGCTACTATAACTGTAAAAACGAAATTAACCGCTACCGCCTGACCGGTGAAGAGGTTAAAGAGATGTGCAAAGCCCTGAAAGGTGCAGGCTTTCACATGATCGACCTGACAATGGGAGAGGATCCCTATTACTATGATGACCCTGACCGCTTCGTTGAACTTGTCAGGACAGTAAAAGAAGAACTCGGGCTTCCAATAATGATTTCTCCGGGAGTTATGGATGACAGCACCCTCCTGAAAGCCAGGGAAGAAGGAGCAAATTTCTTTGCCCTTTATCAGGAGACTTATGACCGCGAACTTTATGGAAAGCTAAGGGTAGGTCAGTCCTTCGAAGGAAGGTTTAATGCCCGCAGGTTTGCAAAAGAACAGGGGTACTGTATAGAAGACGGCATTCTTACCGGCGTAGGAAATGATATCGAATCAACTCTTATATCCCTGAAGGGGATGAAAGCAAACAATCCTGATATGGTAAGGGTAATGACTTTTCTGCCTCAGGAAGGAACTCCGCTTGAAGGTTTCAGCGATAGTTCAAAGCTTTCGGAGCTGAAAATCATAGCGATTCTCAGGCTCATGTTTCCTGAATGCCTGATACCGGCTTCTCTTGACCTTGAAGGCATAGACGGCATGGTGCACCGTTTAAATGCCGGAGCAAATATTGTAACCTCCATCCTCCCAGATTCACGCCTGGAAGGGGTTGCCAATTACGACCGCGGCATGGAAGAGAGGGACAGGGACGTTACAAGCGTTGTCAAAAGGCTGAAGGTTATGGGAATGGAACCTGCGCCGCAGGCTGAGTTTGAGAGAGTCCTGGGGTGCTAG
- the pylC gene encoding 3-methylornithine--L-lysine ligase PylC, translated as MRESWGASLKTICLIGGKLQGFEAAYLSKKAGMKVLVIDKNPQALIRNYADEFQCFNITEEPEKLVAISKNVDAILPVNENLECIEFLNSIKEKFSCPVLFDFEAYRISRDKRKSKEYFASIGTPTPQDKPSEPPYFVKPPCESSSVGARIIHDRKELKELEPGMLIEEYVEGEVVSLEVIGDGNNFAVVKETLVHIDDTYDCHMVTPLPLDPSFRELSYSLAANLPLKGIMDVEAISGPLGLKVIEIDARFPSQTPTAVYYSSGINLIELLFRAFNGGIEEIKTLPEDRYCIYEHLMLAENGVLIPVGEQVLSMGNDYGNYYEEPGIEIFLCKGENPVFTLVFWGRDREEAEARKNKGLSILKSRFGAAA; from the coding sequence TTGAGAGAGTCCTGGGGTGCTAGCCTGAAAACAATATGCCTTATAGGCGGGAAGCTGCAGGGCTTCGAGGCTGCATACCTATCTAAGAAAGCCGGAATGAAAGTGCTTGTAATAGACAAAAACCCGCAGGCGCTTATAAGGAATTATGCGGATGAGTTCCAGTGTTTTAACATAACGGAAGAGCCGGAAAAACTCGTCGCGATATCAAAAAATGTTGATGCCATACTGCCGGTAAATGAAAACCTTGAATGTATAGAATTTCTGAATTCTATAAAAGAAAAATTCTCCTGCCCGGTACTTTTCGATTTTGAAGCTTACAGGATCAGCAGGGATAAGAGAAAATCAAAAGAATACTTCGCATCCATAGGAACCCCGACCCCTCAGGACAAACCGTCGGAACCACCTTATTTTGTAAAGCCTCCCTGCGAAAGCAGCAGTGTGGGAGCGAGAATAATCCATGACAGGAAAGAGCTTAAAGAGCTTGAGCCCGGGATGCTCATAGAAGAATACGTTGAAGGGGAAGTGGTCTCACTTGAGGTCATAGGGGATGGAAATAATTTTGCTGTGGTAAAGGAAACCCTTGTACATATCGATGACACCTATGACTGCCATATGGTGACCCCTCTCCCTCTAGACCCTTCCTTCAGGGAACTATCCTACTCCCTTGCAGCAAACCTGCCCTTAAAAGGAATTATGGACGTGGAAGCGATTTCCGGCCCCCTGGGGTTAAAAGTTATTGAGATAGATGCCCGTTTCCCGAGCCAGACTCCGACTGCGGTCTATTATTCTTCCGGGATCAACCTCATAGAACTCCTGTTCCGGGCTTTTAATGGAGGCATAGAAGAGATCAAAACTCTCCCTGAAGACAGGTACTGCATTTACGAACATCTCATGCTTGCAGAAAATGGAGTACTTATCCCTGTGGGAGAACAGGTCCTGTCCATGGGAAATGATTACGGCAATTATTATGAAGAACCTGGAATAGAGATTTTCCTGTGCAAAGGAGAGAACCCTGTATTCACCCTGGTTTTCTGGGGCAGAGACAGGGAAGAAGCTGAAGCTAGAAAAAACAAAGGGCTTTCGATTCTAAAAAGCCGTTTCGGAGCTGCTGCATAA
- the pylD gene encoding 3-methylornithyl-N6-L-lysine dehydrogenase PylD, translated as MALLTPEDLENINKQLQEADSTVRRVTGLDIKGICKDFYGTTPCCEKVGIVPVTSGNGIIGSFSESLNAIAGYFGFDSFITDMPDVSGYYEAVKNGARIILMADDNTFLAHNLKNGKIANNQPCTGIIYAEIASRYLKADSKEVLAVGLGKVGFPGAAHLVQKGFKVYGYDADRTLLEKSVSSLGIIPFNPVSPEGDRQRKFSIIFEATPCADTIPESVISENCVISTPGIPCAISKELQKKCGVELVMEPLGIGTASMLYSVL; from the coding sequence ATGGCACTTTTAACCCCAGAAGACCTGGAAAATATTAACAAACAGCTTCAAGAAGCTGATTCTACTGTCCGCAGAGTTACAGGGCTTGATATAAAAGGTATCTGTAAAGATTTCTACGGCACAACTCCATGCTGTGAAAAAGTAGGTATCGTGCCTGTGACCTCAGGGAACGGGATCATAGGGAGCTTTTCCGAATCCCTGAATGCAATTGCCGGGTATTTCGGGTTTGACAGTTTTATTACTGATATGCCTGACGTCAGCGGATATTATGAGGCAGTAAAGAACGGAGCCCGGATCATACTTATGGCAGATGATAATACCTTCCTTGCCCACAACCTGAAAAATGGAAAAATCGCCAATAACCAGCCGTGTACAGGCATAATTTATGCTGAAATAGCTTCAAGATACCTGAAAGCCGATTCCAAAGAAGTGCTTGCCGTGGGTCTTGGGAAGGTTGGATTTCCGGGAGCAGCCCATCTCGTACAGAAAGGCTTCAAGGTTTACGGATATGATGCTGACAGAACCCTTCTAGAAAAAAGCGTTTCCAGCCTCGGAATTATACCTTTCAATCCCGTCAGCCCCGAAGGCGACAGGCAAAGGAAGTTTTCCATTATTTTCGAAGCAACCCCCTGTGCAGACACGATTCCGGAATCCGTAATTTCGGAAAACTGTGTGATTTCTACCCCTGGGATACCCTGTGCAATCTCAAAGGAGCTGCAAAAAAAGTGTGGAGTTGAACTTGTAATGGAACCACTGGGGATAGGTACAGCATCAATGCTGTATTCTGTACTCTAA
- a CDS encoding inorganic diphosphatase: MTERQVECVLIEIPQGSRNKYEYDKERKVIRFDRMLFSSIVYPCDYGFFPDTLALDGDPLDAMVLMWEPTFPGCVIDVHPVAMLDMEDDKGRDEKILCVPQRDPLWNYIKTIEQVPPHLLKEITHFFETYKNLERKDVVVYGWRDLETARKVIQEAKDRYTEQKKLSNQ; this comes from the coding sequence ATGACTGAAAGACAGGTTGAATGTGTACTTATAGAAATTCCTCAAGGAAGTCGGAATAAGTATGAGTATGATAAGGAAAGGAAAGTCATTAGATTCGACAGAATGCTTTTTTCGTCAATCGTATACCCATGTGATTACGGCTTTTTCCCGGATACCCTGGCACTTGACGGTGACCCTCTGGATGCCATGGTATTGATGTGGGAGCCTACATTTCCTGGATGTGTAATAGATGTACATCCCGTTGCAATGCTTGATATGGAAGATGATAAGGGAAGAGATGAAAAGATACTCTGTGTCCCTCAGAGAGACCCACTATGGAACTATATCAAAACAATTGAACAGGTTCCTCCACATTTACTGAAAGAAATTACACATTTCTTTGAAACTTATAAAAATTTGGAACGAAAAGACGTGGTGGTTTACGGGTGGAGAGATCTGGAAACAGCACGCAAGGTAATCCAGGAAGCTAAGGATCGATATACTGAACAAAAAAAATTATCTAATCAGTGA
- a CDS encoding methylamine methyltransferase corrinoid protein reductive activase — MYGIALDLGTSGFRAQLIDLETDETLKTVITMGHPLPGGNVMDHLDFAITTGEDVAHGVIIETIRRMFLKFDADLSKVERLAVCGNPIQLSLFQNIEIRDLAYAGENKQKMLGVQNVTRDSRVFPASDIFGDDFFRGCEIIVPPAIKHEIGADALAMMLETDFLIQTEPALVTDYGTNAEMALKVGDRIITASAAAGPAIEGQGISSGMLASPGAICDVKPEGEYWKVMVLDNEMEKQDAYLIDPVTGEMKETNGYEAAGITGTGVISAFALALRSGLVEKPPKLPNGKLILGPGIEITEKDVEEAGKAIGAIRAAHMTLIVESGIKYEDLEYAYMSGASGAYVDAEDARRLGAVPGYAKKIVQFGNTSLALARELVLDKSRLDDVIKIAKKITADHLMMATSNTFNNFYLCELSYWTMGMPLEMYNQMLELYGLPKLPETLEHVSIEKRVSKDIEQVGVGGLALLKEIGIILEVPVEKCIYCQKCMEECPENALEITETDGIRTAKYDSQKCLGTSCRRCVSVCPENAIDITKLRIKAK, encoded by the coding sequence ATGTACGGAATTGCACTTGACCTGGGTACCAGCGGTTTTAGAGCCCAGCTTATCGACCTTGAAACAGATGAGACCTTAAAAACAGTTATTACCATGGGTCACCCCCTGCCAGGAGGAAATGTTATGGACCACCTGGACTTTGCTATCACAACAGGGGAAGACGTGGCTCATGGAGTGATTATTGAAACCATCAGGAGGATGTTCCTGAAATTTGATGCAGACCTTTCAAAAGTGGAAAGGCTCGCAGTCTGCGGAAACCCTATCCAGCTTTCTCTTTTTCAGAACATCGAAATAAGGGACCTTGCATATGCCGGAGAAAACAAACAGAAAATGCTCGGAGTCCAGAATGTAACACGAGATTCCCGTGTATTTCCGGCTTCGGACATTTTCGGGGATGATTTTTTTCGCGGCTGTGAAATCATCGTACCCCCGGCAATCAAACATGAGATAGGAGCTGATGCCCTTGCCATGATGCTGGAAACCGATTTTCTGATCCAGACCGAACCTGCACTGGTGACGGATTATGGAACAAATGCGGAAATGGCTCTCAAAGTTGGCGACAGGATAATAACTGCAAGTGCTGCGGCAGGTCCTGCGATCGAGGGGCAGGGCATAAGTTCGGGAATGCTTGCAAGCCCCGGGGCAATCTGTGACGTAAAGCCTGAAGGCGAATACTGGAAAGTCATGGTCCTCGATAATGAGATGGAAAAACAGGACGCTTACCTTATTGACCCTGTAACCGGCGAAATGAAAGAAACGAACGGATATGAAGCTGCAGGCATCACAGGGACGGGAGTAATCTCGGCTTTTGCCCTGGCTCTGAGAAGCGGGCTGGTTGAAAAGCCTCCAAAACTCCCCAATGGGAAACTGATTCTGGGCCCCGGGATTGAAATTACTGAAAAGGATGTCGAAGAAGCCGGAAAAGCAATAGGTGCGATCCGTGCCGCTCACATGACTCTCATAGTGGAGTCCGGAATTAAATACGAAGATCTTGAATACGCATACATGTCAGGGGCATCAGGAGCTTATGTAGACGCCGAAGATGCCCGCAGGCTTGGTGCAGTTCCGGGTTATGCAAAAAAAATAGTCCAGTTCGGAAACACCTCTCTCGCCCTTGCGCGGGAACTTGTGCTTGACAAGTCCAGGCTTGATGATGTCATCAAAATCGCAAAAAAGATCACTGCTGACCACCTGATGATGGCAACAAGCAATACTTTCAACAACTTCTATCTGTGTGAACTCTCTTACTGGACAATGGGAATGCCTCTTGAAATGTACAACCAGATGCTTGAACTCTACGGGCTCCCCAAACTCCCTGAAACTCTTGAACACGTTAGTATAGAAAAACGGGTAAGTAAGGATATAGAGCAGGTAGGAGTCGGCGGTCTTGCCCTCCTGAAAGAAATAGGCATTATCCTTGAAGTCCCCGTAGAGAAATGTATCTACTGCCAGAAATGCATGGAAGAATGCCCTGAAAACGCTCTGGAAATCACCGAGACCGATGGGATAAGAACCGCAAAATACGACAGCCAGAAATGCCTTGGAACAAGCTGCCGCCGCTGTGTCAGTGTCTGCCCCGAAAATGCAATTGACATAACAAAACTGAGAATCAAAGCAAAATAA
- the mtbA gene encoding methylcobamide:CoM methyltransferase MtbA, with translation MTEYTPKERLYRALRKQPVDRMPAVCFTQTGTVEQMEASGAFWPEAHADAEKMAKLAEAGHTVIGFEAVRVPFDITAEAELFGCGIKAGDLKQQPSVIKHSVKNLEDLDKIKNYSLDTGRIGTILKAVKILSEKYGKELPVIGSMIGPFSLAQHINGDAWFGNLFTGEDIVPALLDFCADFNIAYAKAMVENGADTIAIIDPTASYELIGGEFYEKYALPYQKKIVDAMKELDVATVLHICGNTTNGLAIMDRTGVNAISVDQRVDIKTATGNVENAIIVGNLDPVAVLWNGTPEDVEAASKKVLDAGVGILTVGCGIVSMTPSANLQKMVECAKNYRY, from the coding sequence ATGACAGAATATACACCAAAAGAAAGATTATACCGTGCACTTAGAAAACAGCCAGTGGACAGAATGCCTGCTGTTTGTTTCACACAGACCGGAACCGTCGAACAGATGGAAGCCTCAGGAGCCTTCTGGCCTGAAGCCCATGCGGACGCAGAGAAAATGGCAAAACTTGCGGAAGCTGGACATACAGTAATTGGTTTTGAGGCAGTAAGGGTTCCTTTTGACATTACGGCTGAAGCAGAACTTTTTGGCTGCGGGATAAAGGCTGGCGACCTGAAGCAGCAGCCGTCTGTTATAAAGCACAGCGTAAAGAACCTCGAAGATCTGGATAAGATCAAAAATTACAGCCTGGATACAGGCAGAATAGGCACAATCCTGAAAGCTGTAAAGATCCTTTCAGAAAAGTATGGAAAAGAACTTCCTGTTATCGGGTCCATGATAGGTCCTTTCTCCCTTGCCCAGCACATCAACGGAGATGCCTGGTTTGGAAACCTTTTCACAGGCGAGGACATTGTCCCTGCACTTCTGGACTTCTGCGCAGACTTCAACATAGCATATGCAAAAGCAATGGTTGAGAACGGAGCAGACACAATAGCCATTATCGACCCCACAGCAAGCTATGAGCTCATCGGCGGGGAGTTCTATGAGAAATATGCCCTTCCCTACCAGAAAAAGATCGTTGACGCCATGAAGGAGCTCGATGTCGCTACAGTCCTCCATATCTGCGGAAACACAACCAATGGCCTTGCAATTATGGACAGGACAGGAGTAAATGCTATCAGTGTGGACCAGAGAGTGGATATCAAGACCGCAACAGGCAATGTGGAAAATGCTATTATCGTCGGAAACCTCGACCCTGTAGCCGTACTCTGGAATGGAACTCCTGAGGATGTTGAGGCAGCCTCAAAGAAGGTGCTCGATGCAGGTGTCGGAATACTTACAGTTGGTTGCGGGATTGTAAGCATGACACCCAGTGCCAACCTTCAGAAAATGGTTGAGTGCGCTAAAAATTACAGGTACTGA